In Rosa chinensis cultivar Old Blush chromosome 1, RchiOBHm-V2, whole genome shotgun sequence, a genomic segment contains:
- the LOC112188015 gene encoding 5'-3' exoribonuclease 3 gives MGVPSFFRWLVNKYPKVVVKAIEAGGDQFLDASLPNPNGIEFDNLFLDMNGIIHPCFHPEEDDDDGYGLAPPRTYEDVFNNIFEYIDRLFNIVRPRKLLYIAIDGVAPRAKMNQQRARRFKSAMDKNLAEAEGEKLRQQFEKEGKKILLEQESEVSDSNIITPGTDFMYKLSKALHSYINLRLSQDSGWRDIKVILSDANVPGEGEHKVMSFIRHQRTVPSYDPNTRHCLHGLDADLIMLSLATHEVHFSILREEQPANSQLTISSAISDKRTAYMMKKRYQFLHVWILREYLELDMQINDPPENFKFDLERIIDDFIFICFFAGNDFLPHMPTLEIHEGAIDLLMTVYKKEFKNIGGYLVDMIQVHDKKLGYIKLSRVEKFVLLIGAFEEKIFKKRSDIRERKLRRLCYNNDSIEEDIDAGSSNFNFEAIEGSAVVSADNVSSSEIVENTKEFKQKLKASIRRKSDLFRNGKITTDKVRLGATGFKERYYKCKFSAESPGEIESKRKEVVKSYTEGLLWVLLYYFSGPPSWKWFYPFHYGPFASDMKGLAQVKPQFQKGSPFKPIDTLMAVLPPRSAHALPKDYRTLMTEECSTIIDFYPSDFEIDMDGKRFTWQGICKLPFVEESRLLQETRKLEKELMAEEIDRNAEKLDQLFMRCTHGMASQIVSLSNGDNQSIKIDTNLSFGISGFILQLDDNDVNVKESDDSSEEDSVLCALYELPNTSLHMPHLLDGVQHPTKTINEQELMETILWHECQGNVPTLSIQQVQERFRKPNDLGNASFHNGKFTSSYPANSVHKFAGSGWGCGRGANGSSNSGDRVYAPKGISSGQRVVSSPRSYYSKGTSDYRKGTLQHGFRELNISESGQCWRPNGRGVQSLNNDLWPSRNSISQDRNFAGHGSQSYHTWGRGRGQHNSWQHSYPFAGTGRGQQDPWTHTRPHFAANRLSSHAGGRGNFVQRGHVESQNGQWWVGS, from the exons ATGGGGGTTCCATCTTTTTTTCGTTGGTTGGTAAACAAGTACCCTAAAGTGGTGGTGAAAGCCATTGAAGCGGGAGGGGATCAGTTTCTAGATGCAAGCTTGCCAAACCCAAACGGCATAGAGTTCGATAACCTGTTTCTAGACATGAATGGGATTATCCATCCCTGCTTTCACCCGGAAGAAGACGATGATGATGGTTATGGA CTAGCACCACCAAGAACTTATGAAGATGTCTTCAACAATATTTTCGAATACATTGATCGGCTTTTCAATATTGTTAGACCAAGGAAACTACTCTACATAGCCATTG ATGGAGTTGCTCCGAGGGCTAAAATGAATCAACAGCGCGCCAGGCGTTTTAAGTCGGCAATGGACAAGAATCTTGCT GAGGCTGAAGGAGAGAAACTAAGACAGCAATTTGAaaaggaagggaaaaaaatcCTACTAGAACAGGAGTCCGAAGTTTCTGATTCTAATATAATCACCCCAGGAACAGATTTCATGTACAAGTTATCCAAGGCTCTTCATAGCTACATCAATCTACGTTTAAGCCAAGATTCAGGCTGGAGGGACATCAAG GTAATACTTTCTGATGCCAATGTTCCTGGGGAAGGAGAACATAAAGTGATGTCGTTCATACGTCACCAGCGAACTGTTCCTTCTTATGATCCAAACACCCGCCATTGCTTGCATGGTCTG GATGCAGATCTTATAATGTTATCTTTGGCAACACATGAAGTtcacttttccatactaagagAG GAGCAACCTGCAAACAGTCAATTGACAATCTCATCTGCAATATCAGACAAAAGAACAGCGTACATGATGAAAAAGCGATATCAG TTTCTGCATGTTTGGATTTTGAGGGAATATCTGGAGCTTGACATGCAAATCAATGATCCTCCTGAGAACTTTAAGTTTGATCTTGAGCGTATAATTGATGATTTCATCTTTATATGTTTCTTCGCGGGAAATGATTTTTTACCCCACATGCCGACATTGGAAATTCATGAG GGTGCAATTGATTTGCTGATGACAGTCTACAAGAAAGAATTCAAGAATATTGGTGGCTATTTGGTTGATATGATTCAG GTTCATGACAAGAAGTTGGGGTACATCAAACTATCTAGAGTTGAGAAATTTGTTCTCCTTATTGGAGCATTTGAAgagaaaatattcaagaaaaGATCAGATATACGAGAGCGTAAACTCAGACGTCTTTGCTATAACAATGATTCG ATAGAGGAAGACATTGATGCTGGAAGTTCAAACTTTAATTTTGAGGCAATTGAAGGATCTGCAGTTGTTTCAGCTGATAACGTTTCATCTTCCGAA ATAGTGGAAAACACGAAGGAATTCAAGCAAAAATTGAAGGCCAGCATTAGAAGAAAATCTGATCTGTTTAGGAATGGTAAAATCACCACTGACAAA GTACGATTGGGTGCTACAGGATTCAAAGAAAGATATTACAAATGCAAATTTTCTGCTGAAAGCCCGGGGGAGATTGAAAGCAAAAGGAAGGAAGTA GTCAAAAGCTACACAGAAGGACTGCTCTGGGTTCTTTTATACTACTTTTCCGGTCCCCCATCGTGGAAATG GTTTTATCCTTTTCATTATGGACCATTTGCCTCTGATATGAAGGGCCTAGCCCAGGTCAAACCACAATTTCAGAAAGGTTCCCCATTTAAACCTATAGATACACTCATGGCTGTCCTGCCACCAAGAAG CGCTCATGCACTTCCTAAGGATTATCGGACACTTATGACGGAAGAGTGTTCCACAATCATTGATTTTTACCCTTCTG ACTTCGAAATTGACATGGATGGGAAGAGATTTACGTGGCAG GGTATCTGCAAACTTCCCTTTGTGGAAGAATCCCGACTTCTACAGGAGACCAGAAAATTGGAAAAGGAACTAATG GCAGAAGAAATTGACAGGAATGCTGAGAAACTTGATCAGTTATTCATGCGATGCACCCACGGTATGGCATCACAAATTGTTTCACTGTCTAATGGTGACAATCAGTCGATCAAGATTGACACCAATTTGAG CTTTGGAATCAGTGGTTTTATCCTTCAGCTTGATGACAATGATGTCAATGTCAAAGAAAGCGATGATAGCTCTGAAGAAGACTCTGTCTT ATGTGCCCTCTATGAGCTTCCTAATACAAGTCTGCATATGCCTCATTTACTTGATGGTGTACAACATCCTACCAAG ACAATCAATGAACAAGAGCTTATGGAAACAATTCTATGGCATGAATGCCAGGGAAATGTGCCCACCCTCAG CATCCAGCAAGTTCAGGAAAGGTTTAGAAAACCAAATGATTTGGGAAATGCAAGTTTTCACAATGGTAAATTCACGTCAAGCTATCCTGCCAATTCAGTTCACAAATTTGCTGGTTCTGGATGGGGCTGTGGTAGAGGAGCAAATGGTAGTTCTAATTCAGGGGACCGAGTTTATGCTCCAAAAGGAATATCCAGTGGTCAAAGAGTAGTGTCATCTCCTAGATCATATTATTCCAAGGGTACCTCAGATTACAGAAAAGGCACATTACAACACGGCTTCAGGGAATTAAATATATCAGAGTCAGGCCAATGCTGGAGGCCTAATGGAAGGGGAGTTCAGTCATTGAATAATGATTTATGGCCATCTAGAAATAGTATCTCTCAAGACAGAAACTTTGCTGGTCATGGTTCACAGTCCTATCATACTTGGGGCCGTGGCCGAGGGCAACACAATTCGTGGCAGCACTCCTATCCATTTGCTGGTACAGGTAGAGGCCAGCAAGACCCTTGGACACACACCCGGCCTCATTTTGCTGCTAACCGTTTATCATCACATGCCGGtggaagaggaaactttgttCAACGTGGTCATGTAGAAAGTCAGAATGGGCAGTGGTGGGTAGGAAGCTAA